One Thunnus thynnus chromosome 18, fThuThy2.1, whole genome shotgun sequence genomic region harbors:
- the LOC137169856 gene encoding uncharacterized protein, producing MAPLELILIFALQIEASVGVIYLNYSPGRNVILPCDGVSSSDRFCSTVSWLYSKDLSETSDLVQNGNVVNNSAQAARLSRDTKCSLVINNITAEDAGFYTCRQRPELDIVMYLNIMTGLRGGEPNGPPGVGGPRGPTGAGGPGGPPGNGGPTYLYYTPGVDVILPCSSSDRDCSMVKWLYNRVQSQTSLEVLSGKVVTKSTRATKLRLDTYCSLVIDNITAEDAGYYTCRKREHDTGLFLSIMTIFPSPPDADPKRDGNVTLECSLLRYSDLGCRPNSIRWVDETGTVLRGEGVEYEFIGQTDCVSVLTVKRQSGHNRRYTCQVVDESNIKKRKHYLFSTDTLWLFSSARNSILVQ from the exons ATGGCTCCACTGGAATTAATCCTCATTTTTGCTCTTCAGATTGAAG caAGCGTCGGTGTTATCTATCTTAACTACTCTCCTGGACGCAATGTCATTCTGCCCTGTGACGGTGTTTCCTCCTCTGACAGATTTTGCTCCACAGTTAGCTGGCTTTACAGCAAAGATCTTTCGGAGACATCTGACCTGGTTCAGAATGGAAATGTTGTGAACAACTCAGCCCAAGCTGCCAGACTGAGTCGGGACACTAAATGCTCTCTGGTCATCAACAACATTACTGCTGAGGATGCTGGTTTCTACACCTGTCGACAAAGACCTGAACTGGACATTGTTATGTATCTAAATATTATGACAG GACTACGCGGTGGAGAACCAAACGGTCCCCCTGGCGTTGGAGGACCACGCGGTCCTACTGGCGCTGGAGGGCCAGGAGGTCCTCCTGGCAATGGAGGGCCCACTTATCTCTACTACACACCTGGAGTCGATGTCATTCTGCCCTGCTCATCCTCTGACAGAGATTGCTCCATGGTTAAGTGGCTTTACAACAGAGTTCAATCTCAGACATCTCTTGAGGTTCTGAGTGGAAAAGTTGTGACAAAGTCAACCCGAGCTACCAAGCTGAGGCTGGATACTTACTGTTCTCTGGTCATCGACAACATCACTGCTGAGGATGCTGGTTACTATACCTGTCGAAAGAGAGAACATGACACTGGTTTGTTTCTAAGTATTATGACAA tctttccaTCTCCACCAGATGCTGATCCAAAGAGAGATGGTAATGTCACATTAGAGTGTTCTCTGCTGAGATACAGCGACCTTGGTTGTCGACCGAACAGCATCCGCTGGGTGGATGAGACAGGCACTGTGCTGCGTGGTGAAGGTGTCGAATACGAGTTCATCGGACAGACagactgtgtttctgttctgaCTGTGAAGCGTCAGAGTGGTCACAACAGGAGATACACCTGCCAGGTGGTTGATGAGAGCaacattaaaaagagaaaacattatttattctCCACAGATACATTATGGTTATTTTCTTCTGCAAGGAATTCAATATTAGTTCAATGA